Proteins encoded together in one Marispirochaeta sp. window:
- a CDS encoding ABC-F family ATP-binding cassette domain-containing protein yields MNILSIDNIAISLGGKPLFSGLSFGVDSGEKTALIGINGSGKSTLLKILAGEIKPASGEVIVNSAARVAYQPQVPHFDPAETVADHIFRAENPVLKIVRKYEQAAAAISRTHGKEEEAALSTATELMDAHNAWETEDRIRSVLQELGIRDLSLPMGSLSGGMIKKISLAQALAAEKDLLILDEPTNHLDIDTILWLQEYLEKTEAALFLVTHDRYFLDSVATRIYELDDQNLYRYDGNYSYYMEKRQERLAAQTRHKERTASILRRELEWLKRGPKARTGKDKKRTEGIINLMNRDEAEAQSLREFSVTHRRLGKKVLELKNLTKSFDGREVLKPFTYSFKRGERIGLTGPNGSGKTTLLRLIIGQLEPGGGWTDRGINTSFGYFDQMSEELDDKQTVVGFLKEYAEVIRKQDGQPKEITRLLEEFSFPQEKWYTAIKRLSGGERRRLQLLKVLLPDPNFLIFDEPTNDLDIQTLSLLEDFLDGFEGCLLVVSHDRYFLDRSVDFLLILDNEGNINGFAGSYSDYLEFRKQQEKNTLPKKTDHSKERPVLRSRKQGLRFREQREFAELLPAIEELENEKLRIEEAFVNPDTLPEHHGELKQRYEEIQSLIEEKTLRWEELADLA; encoded by the coding sequence ATGAATATCCTTTCCATTGACAACATCGCCATAAGTCTGGGCGGAAAGCCCCTCTTCTCCGGCCTCTCCTTCGGGGTGGATTCGGGGGAAAAAACCGCCCTGATCGGAATAAACGGCAGCGGCAAGTCCACCCTTCTCAAGATCCTGGCCGGGGAAATCAAGCCCGCTTCCGGCGAGGTAATCGTCAACAGTGCAGCCAGAGTCGCCTACCAGCCCCAGGTCCCCCACTTTGACCCCGCTGAAACCGTGGCGGATCACATATTCCGGGCAGAAAACCCTGTGCTGAAAATCGTCAGGAAATACGAACAGGCCGCCGCGGCCATCAGCAGGACCCATGGCAAAGAGGAGGAAGCCGCCTTAAGCACCGCCACGGAGCTGATGGATGCCCACAATGCCTGGGAAACGGAAGATAGAATCCGGTCGGTACTGCAGGAACTGGGCATACGGGACCTCTCTTTACCAATGGGCAGTCTTTCCGGAGGAATGATTAAGAAAATCTCTTTGGCCCAGGCCCTGGCCGCAGAGAAGGACCTGTTGATCCTTGACGAGCCGACCAACCATCTGGACATCGACACCATCCTCTGGCTCCAGGAATATCTGGAAAAAACTGAAGCAGCCCTTTTCCTTGTCACCCACGACCGCTACTTCCTCGACTCCGTGGCCACCCGTATCTATGAACTGGACGATCAGAACCTCTACCGCTATGACGGAAATTACAGCTATTACATGGAAAAGCGGCAGGAACGACTGGCGGCGCAGACCAGACACAAAGAGCGAACCGCATCAATCCTGCGCAGGGAACTGGAGTGGCTCAAGCGGGGCCCCAAGGCCAGAACGGGAAAGGACAAAAAACGGACCGAAGGCATCATCAATCTCATGAACAGGGACGAAGCGGAAGCCCAGTCTCTGCGGGAGTTCAGCGTTACTCACCGCAGGCTGGGGAAAAAGGTGCTGGAGCTTAAAAACCTAACAAAATCCTTCGACGGCCGGGAGGTACTCAAACCCTTTACCTACTCATTCAAGCGGGGAGAGAGAATCGGACTTACCGGACCAAACGGCAGCGGAAAAACAACCCTGCTGCGGCTTATCATTGGCCAGCTGGAACCCGGCGGAGGCTGGACCGACCGGGGAATTAACACCAGCTTCGGCTATTTTGACCAGATGTCCGAGGAACTGGATGACAAACAGACGGTGGTAGGATTCTTAAAAGAATACGCCGAGGTAATCCGGAAACAGGACGGTCAGCCGAAAGAGATTACCCGCCTGCTGGAGGAGTTCAGTTTTCCACAGGAAAAATGGTACACCGCCATTAAACGCCTCTCCGGCGGAGAACGGCGACGGCTTCAGCTTTTAAAAGTCCTTCTGCCGGACCCGAATTTTCTGATATTCGACGAACCGACCAACGATCTGGACATTCAAACCCTCTCCCTGCTCGAGGACTTTCTCGACGGTTTTGAAGGTTGCCTTTTAGTCGTCTCCCACGACCGTTACTTTCTGGACAGGAGTGTTGATTTTCTCCTGATCCTGGATAACGAGGGAAACATAAACGGATTTGCCGGCAGCTACTCAGACTACCTGGAATTCCGCAAACAACAGGAGAAAAACACCCTGCCGAAGAAGACAGATCACAGCAAAGAACGGCCCGTACTGCGCAGCCGGAAACAAGGCTTACGTTTTCGTGAACAGCGGGAGTTCGCGGAGCTTTTACCTGCCATAGAGGAACTGGAAAATGAGAAGCTCCGAATAGAAGAAGCATTTGTAAACCCGGATACATTACCCGAACATCATGGTGAACTCAAACAACGCTATGAAGAAATACAAAGCCTTATAGAAGAGAAGACCCTGCGCTGGGAGGAACTTGCAGATCTTGCATAG
- a CDS encoding peptidylprolyl isomerase, producing the protein MKRHIMIILAVVTAFLFLAACSGTSGAASNLKITAEELENEVQKTVRQYEAQGMQVSQEQKAELQQAVLTQMVERRLLLHEAEQSGIELDQEEFEAEFASIKTQFPNDEAFAAALSQRGYTEEMFKAEMAEIMQLQAFLEQEISSKITINEDDLKAFYKENPEYFAQNESVNASHILIQVDEDADEAEEAEAYGRMEDIASRVAAGEDFAELAKEYSEGPSAPRGGDLGSFQRGSMVQAFEDTAFALEPGGVSDIIRTEFGFHIIKVTDRNAGGTLEFEDARDAIETFLRQEKEQEAVAAYVQELKEKYTLETPES; encoded by the coding sequence ATGAAACGTCATATTATGATCATACTCGCGGTTGTGACCGCGTTTCTGTTCCTGGCTGCCTGTTCCGGCACTTCCGGCGCGGCTTCCAACCTGAAGATAACTGCTGAAGAGCTGGAAAACGAGGTTCAGAAGACGGTACGTCAGTACGAAGCCCAGGGCATGCAGGTTTCCCAGGAGCAAAAGGCTGAACTGCAGCAGGCAGTACTCACCCAGATGGTGGAGCGCAGGCTGCTGCTGCATGAAGCGGAGCAATCCGGGATTGAGCTTGACCAGGAGGAGTTTGAGGCCGAGTTTGCATCAATCAAAACCCAGTTTCCCAATGACGAGGCTTTTGCCGCTGCTTTGTCCCAGCGGGGTTACACAGAGGAGATGTTCAAGGCGGAAATGGCTGAAATCATGCAGCTTCAGGCCTTCCTTGAACAGGAGATATCCTCAAAAATTACCATTAACGAAGATGATCTAAAGGCCTTTTACAAGGAGAACCCTGAATACTTTGCCCAGAACGAATCGGTAAACGCCTCACACATCCTGATACAGGTTGACGAAGACGCTGATGAAGCCGAAGAGGCCGAGGCCTATGGCAGAATGGAGGATATCGCTTCCCGGGTAGCTGCGGGAGAGGATTTTGCCGAGCTGGCCAAGGAGTATTCCGAAGGTCCCAGTGCTCCCCGGGGGGGAGATCTGGGAAGTTTTCAGCGGGGCAGCATGGTGCAGGCCTTCGAGGATACCGCTTTTGCCCTTGAGCCGGGCGGGGTCAGTGATATTATCCGGACAGAGTTCGGCTTTCATATTATAAAGGTTACCGATCGTAACGCCGGGGGCACCCTCGAGTTTGAGGATGCCCGGGACGCCATAGAAACCTTTTTGCGCCAGGAAAAGGAGCAGGAAGCGGTGGCCGCCTACGTTCAGGAACTCAAAGAGAAGTACACCCTAGAAACACCGGAAAGCTAA
- a CDS encoding methyl-accepting chemotaxis protein, which yields MIRNMKIGSKLSLIGSFLIIIPLVTVSFFAVSNATKAVSSLMDEQILSRTRDISMGIENTIESRMSLVQSLALEPAVTESLTALYEGTPDQAAGPLEQASRHINSMMKQSVFSQRYTAFVLLNKDGTVIAATDTNGIGISLAERDYFQEAIKGDTAISEAAFDKVNNEAFISLAAPVKNAGGESIGVIATLLKIDFLTDLVSSSVIGKTGYAYITSRKGLFIAHPDPSMILTTNINTLEGMEAYAERAGSEEHAIERYTYKEDHKTAGFYHLELTGWVIHLTISDAEYLAPVYALRTAIAIISLLSIIFGVLVYILFARSISKPIREAVDFTQAIARGDLTASIKINRGDEIGILATALKDMMEHLNQIVSDVQNAAGYVSSGSRELSNSAQQLSQGATEQASSAEEVSASMEEMDSSIKQNSDNAVSTDAIAQQAAREASESGEAVHQTVEAMRQISEKITIIEDIARQTNMLALNAAIEAARAGEAGKGFAVVASEVRKLAERSQTAAGGITALSASSVGTAEMTGTKIAGLVKSIQQTADLIQEINAASREQSMGADQINSAIMQLDQVIQQNASSSEELASTAEELSSQSDHLMETMSFFKTDQKIPLLSERQPDEREDD from the coding sequence ATGATACGGAATATGAAAATAGGGAGCAAGCTATCCCTCATCGGTTCTTTTCTTATAATAATACCCCTTGTTACGGTCAGTTTTTTCGCCGTTTCCAATGCAACCAAAGCAGTAAGCAGCCTGATGGATGAACAGATACTATCCCGGACCAGGGATATCTCCATGGGAATAGAAAACACCATCGAGTCACGAATGAGCCTTGTACAAAGCCTCGCCCTTGAACCGGCAGTAACGGAATCATTAACCGCCCTGTATGAAGGCACTCCGGACCAGGCGGCAGGACCGCTGGAACAGGCAAGCCGCCATATTAACAGCATGATGAAGCAGAGCGTATTCAGTCAGCGCTACACAGCTTTTGTGCTGCTCAACAAAGACGGCACGGTAATTGCTGCAACAGATACAAACGGGATTGGCATATCACTTGCTGAACGGGACTATTTCCAGGAGGCAATAAAAGGAGATACGGCTATCAGCGAGGCTGCCTTCGACAAGGTTAATAACGAGGCCTTTATTTCACTGGCCGCACCGGTAAAGAACGCAGGAGGAGAAAGCATCGGTGTAATCGCGACCCTGCTGAAAATTGACTTTCTTACCGATCTTGTGTCATCCAGTGTTATTGGAAAAACAGGATATGCCTACATCACAAGCCGTAAAGGTTTGTTCATAGCCCATCCCGATCCCTCCATGATACTGACGACAAACATCAACACTCTGGAAGGTATGGAGGCCTACGCAGAACGGGCCGGGAGTGAAGAACACGCGATTGAACGTTATACCTACAAAGAAGATCATAAAACTGCCGGGTTCTATCATCTGGAACTGACCGGCTGGGTTATTCATCTGACAATCAGCGACGCAGAATACCTTGCTCCGGTATATGCCCTGCGCACAGCAATTGCGATTATAAGTCTGCTCTCCATTATCTTCGGTGTTCTGGTATACATACTTTTTGCCCGCAGCATCTCAAAGCCAATACGGGAGGCCGTTGATTTTACCCAGGCCATAGCACGGGGAGACCTTACAGCCTCGATAAAGATCAACCGGGGCGACGAAATCGGCATTCTCGCCACAGCCTTAAAGGACATGATGGAGCACCTGAACCAGATCGTCAGTGATGTGCAGAACGCCGCGGGTTATGTCTCATCCGGCAGCCGGGAGCTTTCCAACTCCGCGCAGCAGCTCTCCCAGGGGGCCACGGAACAGGCATCCTCCGCCGAGGAGGTCTCGGCGTCCATGGAAGAGATGGACTCCAGCATCAAGCAGAACAGCGACAATGCCGTCAGTACTGACGCTATCGCCCAGCAGGCCGCCCGGGAGGCCTCAGAAAGCGGCGAGGCGGTACACCAGACCGTAGAGGCCATGCGACAGATATCGGAGAAGATAACGATTATTGAGGATATAGCCCGGCAGACCAACATGCTGGCCCTGAACGCCGCAATCGAGGCGGCCCGGGCCGGAGAAGCTGGTAAAGGCTTTGCGGTTGTTGCTTCGGAGGTACGGAAACTGGCCGAGCGCAGCCAGACCGCGGCAGGCGGTATAACGGCCCTCTCCGCTTCCAGCGTAGGGACCGCGGAGATGACGGGAACAAAAATCGCAGGACTGGTAAAAAGCATCCAGCAGACCGCCGACCTTATCCAGGAAATCAACGCCGCCAGCCGGGAACAGTCCATGGGGGCAGACCAGATAAACTCGGCGATTATGCAGCTTGACCAGGTCATTCAGCAGAACGCCTCCTCATCGGAAGAGCTGGCCTCGACAGCGGAAGAACTGTCGAGCCAGTCAGATCATTTGATGGAGACCATGAGCTTCTTCAAAACCGATCAGAAGATTCCCCTTTTGTCGGAAAGACAGCCTGACGAAAGAGAGGACGATTAG